The following are from one region of the Stigmatella ashevillena genome:
- a CDS encoding cell surface protein, whose amino-acid sequence MTGRTVAQTVLYASLMLPAFASAQPILQQRCALDNLDPSTAETRVHWARRCALLEHVINPNLGYDTGVASANSAGNLMDYAEDDLASNGSGLNRYIGQVDAYEVNTSFIGKIYLSGITNQYTDGAGFRSWLRPANRKKIRPLYPTFGSQADVYSPSNIQLFPHPSLLDCRLYLDSNGTQPATGYAFFINGYCESSCYPPEQKLLFSDGYAPILDALNARRDDLITLTPDSSLDAIQLQQSHTYSYTAEFRDSEHPIIEVRTASGGLLRVTTEHAIVNSQGRMVQAQTLHAGDELLKLDGTPDPIVSVEKTTHFGKVYNLRPASDDLVSNILVAEGYLVGSSTYQNDEVGYINRIILHKQLPEGLIP is encoded by the coding sequence ATGACAGGAAGAACTGTCGCTCAGACCGTGCTCTACGCGTCGCTCATGTTGCCAGCGTTCGCCAGTGCTCAACCGATCCTCCAGCAGCGCTGCGCCCTTGACAATCTGGACCCTTCAACAGCCGAGACACGCGTCCACTGGGCCCGCCGTTGCGCCTTGCTTGAGCACGTCATCAATCCCAACCTGGGGTACGACACGGGTGTGGCCTCGGCCAACAGCGCGGGCAACCTCATGGACTACGCTGAGGACGATCTGGCCAGTAACGGGTCAGGACTGAATCGCTACATCGGCCAGGTCGATGCCTACGAGGTCAACACCTCCTTCATCGGTAAGATCTACCTCAGTGGCATCACCAATCAGTACACGGATGGCGCCGGCTTCAGGTCGTGGCTGCGCCCGGCGAACCGGAAGAAGATTCGCCCTCTCTACCCCACCTTTGGCAGCCAGGCCGACGTCTACAGCCCCAGCAACATCCAGCTCTTCCCGCACCCGTCACTGCTCGACTGCCGTCTCTATCTGGACAGCAACGGAACCCAGCCCGCCACTGGCTATGCCTTCTTCATCAACGGCTACTGCGAGTCCTCCTGCTACCCCCCGGAGCAGAAACTGCTCTTTTCGGATGGGTACGCCCCGATTCTCGACGCGCTCAACGCTCGGCGCGACGACCTCATCACCCTGACCCCGGACTCTTCCCTGGATGCCATCCAGCTCCAGCAGAGCCATACCTACAGCTACACTGCGGAGTTCCGGGACAGTGAGCACCCCATCATTGAGGTGCGCACAGCCTCCGGCGGCCTGCTGCGCGTCACCACCGAACACGCCATTGTCAACAGCCAGGGCCGCATGGTGCAGGCGCAGACGCTGCATGCGGGGGATGAGCTGTTGAAGCTGGATGGCACTCCAGACCCGATCGTCAGCGTGGAGAAGACCACCCACTTCGGCAAGGTCTACAACCTGCGTCCGGCCTCTGACGATCTCGTCTCCAACATCCTTGTTGCCGAGGGCTATCTGGTCGGCTCCTCCACCTACCAGAATGATGAAGTGGGCTACATCAACCGCATCATTCTCCACAAGCAGCTCCCTGAGGGGCTCATCCCCTAA